The proteins below come from a single Pseudomonas chlororaphis genomic window:
- a CDS encoding endonuclease: MARWSTERLVGLHEPRVNEHHVASTGLPADSRLRLLSFNIQVGISTERYRHYLTRGWQHLLPHTGRAGNLQKIGDLLKDFDLVALQEADGGSLRSGYVNQVEHLAQLGAFPYWYQQLNRNLGRFGQHSNGVLSRLRPWAIEDHPLPGPKGRGAILARFGEGPEALIVVMMHLALGARTRTMQLAYIRELIGGYKHQVLMGDMNTHASDLLQTSPLRDLGLLAPQLQATFPSWRPQRCLDHILLSPTLTLERVEVLAQPISDHLPVAVEIRLPGSLTADAFPALSPAPRGSDE; encoded by the coding sequence ATGGCCCGCTGGAGTACCGAACGCCTCGTTGGCCTGCATGAACCGCGGGTCAACGAACATCATGTCGCCTCCACGGGCCTGCCCGCCGACAGCCGCCTGCGACTGCTGAGCTTCAACATCCAGGTCGGCATCAGCACCGAGCGCTATCGGCATTACTTGACCCGCGGCTGGCAACATCTGCTGCCCCACACCGGGCGCGCCGGTAACCTGCAGAAAATCGGCGACCTGCTCAAGGATTTCGACCTGGTGGCCTTGCAAGAGGCCGATGGCGGCAGCTTGAGGTCCGGCTACGTCAACCAGGTGGAACACCTGGCGCAACTGGGTGCCTTCCCCTACTGGTACCAACAACTCAATCGCAACCTCGGACGTTTCGGCCAGCACAGCAATGGCGTGCTGAGTCGCCTGCGACCGTGGGCGATCGAAGACCATCCGCTGCCTGGCCCCAAAGGGCGCGGGGCGATCCTGGCGCGGTTCGGCGAAGGCCCGGAGGCGCTCATCGTGGTGATGATGCACCTGGCCCTCGGCGCACGTACCCGGACGATGCAACTGGCCTACATCCGCGAGCTGATCGGCGGTTACAAGCACCAGGTGCTGATGGGGGACATGAACACCCACGCCAGCGACCTGCTGCAAACCTCGCCCCTGCGCGATCTCGGCCTGCTTGCGCCGCAACTGCAAGCGACCTTTCCCAGTTGGCGCCCCCAGCGCTGCCTGGACCATATCCTGTTGAGCCCCACCCTGACCCTCGAACGCGTCGAGGTGCTGGCCCAACCCATTTCCGATCACCTGCCGGTCGCG